Proteins encoded in a region of the Bacteroidota bacterium genome:
- a CDS encoding bifunctional 3-deoxy-7-phosphoheptulonate synthase/chorismate mutase type II — protein sequence MNPQTPWLNPATTPLIIAGPCSAETEEQVLETARLLRKHIPEASYFRAGVWKPRTRPGQFEGAGAEALPWLQRVRQEFGFKLAVEIANAEHASLALEHGIDLLWLGARTTVNPFSVQEVADALAGHEGPVLVKNPINPDLGLWMGALERLERAGIRQLGAIHRGFSTTGKTPYRNEPQWHLPIELKRQMPNLPLLCDPSHIAGSRARIPELCQRALDLQMDGLMIETHPTPEAAWSDAAQQLRPEDLQEILARLVVRREKSEEISYEVQMEEYRKRIDQIDQELIHLLAERMDISRMIGHLKKRQQVTILQLKRWDEMIRSRLELAQDLGLEADFGQTLFQLIHEQSINRQNQIMNRTESPGNQ from the coding sequence ATGAACCCCCAAACGCCCTGGCTGAACCCCGCCACCACCCCCCTGATCATTGCCGGCCCATGCAGTGCCGAAACCGAAGAACAAGTGCTGGAAACCGCGCGCCTGCTGCGCAAGCATATACCAGAGGCAAGCTACTTTAGAGCCGGGGTGTGGAAGCCGCGCACACGGCCAGGCCAGTTTGAAGGCGCGGGGGCCGAGGCCCTGCCCTGGCTACAGCGGGTGCGGCAGGAATTTGGCTTCAAGCTAGCCGTAGAAATAGCCAATGCCGAGCATGCCAGCCTGGCGCTGGAGCATGGCATAGACCTGCTGTGGCTGGGTGCGCGTACCACCGTAAACCCCTTCAGCGTACAGGAGGTGGCAGATGCACTGGCCGGGCATGAAGGCCCGGTGCTGGTAAAAAACCCCATCAACCCCGACCTGGGCCTGTGGATGGGTGCCTTGGAACGGCTGGAGCGGGCGGGCATCCGCCAGCTGGGCGCCATACATCGGGGCTTCAGCACCACAGGAAAAACCCCCTATCGAAACGAACCACAATGGCACCTGCCAATTGAGCTAAAACGCCAAATGCCCAACCTGCCCCTGCTGTGCGACCCCAGCCACATAGCTGGCAGCCGCGCACGCATACCCGAGCTGTGCCAGCGTGCGCTGGACCTGCAGATGGATGGACTAATGATCGAAACACACCCCACGCCAGAAGCGGCCTGGAGCGATGCTGCACAGCAGCTGAGGCCCGAGGACCTACAGGAAATACTGGCCAGACTGGTGGTGCGACGGGAGAAGAGTGAAGAAATCAGCTATGAGGTACAAATGGAAGAGTACCGAAAGCGTATAGACCAGATAGACCAAGAGCTGATACACCTACTGGCCGAGCGGATGGACATTAGCCGGATGATTGGCCACCTGAAGAAACGCCAACAGGTAACCATCCTGCAGCTGAAGCGCTGGGATGAGATGATACGCAGCCGCCTGGAACTGGCGCAAGACCTGGGCCTGGAAGCCGACTTTGGCCAAACGCTGTTTCAACTGATACACGAGCAGTCCATAAACCGGCAAAACCAGATTATGAACCGGACCGAAAGCCCTGGCAACCAGTAG
- a CDS encoding TonB-dependent receptor, with amino-acid sequence MKKTIRVALLLGFLFGSGSMLKAQDGSLEGQVQDGSTGEPLVAASVLLEGTQLGAYTDAQGRFVLSGIPRGTYALQVSYLGYQTWVERQILIEGGVAQVSIRMVPQPTETDTIRIQANRFTKTSSNLISSRSLGVEQIRTNPGGNFDISRVVQNLPGVSGSVGFRNDILVRGGAPNENVFYLDGIEIPNINHFATQGSGGGPVGIINSIFIENVDFQSSAFDARFDNTLSSVLDFRFIEGNRQRLQTTALLSATEAGITLDGPAGNKLRGIVSARRSYLQFLFDAIGLPFLPDYYDFQGKMTWDVGNKTSVNFIGIGAIDRITLAKPDEAEFDRLYLLDGFPKQSQDTYTMGTSIRHLTPSGYYTLALSRNWLSNRIRRDNLITGVRVLDFESVEAENKLRLNVVSKKGDWLISYGLNSQYGQYTNSSFIVGGADVRDTVAYENEVGFMRYGAYGSISRRFAGSRLLANLGVRTDLNNYTDGGNNPLRTLSPRLSLSYSLTDQWRVNGSVGVYYKLPSYTILGFEDNGGMRVNRDADYIRSLHYVAGLEYQPGSSTLFSLEGFYKQYDDYPVSLDDSISLANKGGDFGVFGDEAVRSVGRGRSYGVEVFAQQQLAKRLYGTVAYTIYRSEFTGLDSDEYIRSSWDNRHLISLTGGYQLGRKKNWEIAVKWRYLGGAPYTPWDIAASTEQYLVTGEPVLDNRRVNAEQTAAFNQVDLRLERKFFFKKWSLIAFIDLQNITSSPNSPPPNFTLERDPATRQYLSPARPQLVEDEGSTLIPSIGLRARF; translated from the coding sequence ATGAAGAAAACAATTAGGGTAGCACTGTTGCTGGGTTTTCTATTCGGTAGTGGTAGTATGCTAAAAGCCCAGGATGGCAGCCTGGAGGGCCAGGTGCAGGATGGCAGTACGGGCGAGCCCCTGGTGGCAGCCTCGGTGCTGCTGGAGGGGACACAGCTGGGGGCCTACACCGATGCACAGGGTCGCTTTGTACTATCGGGCATTCCGCGCGGCACCTATGCGCTACAGGTTAGCTACCTGGGCTACCAGACCTGGGTAGAGCGCCAGATCCTGATAGAGGGGGGGGTGGCACAGGTAAGTATCCGCATGGTGCCGCAGCCTACGGAGACCGACACCATCCGGATACAGGCCAACCGCTTTACCAAGACCTCGAGCAACCTGATAAGCAGCCGAAGCCTGGGCGTAGAGCAGATACGTACCAATCCGGGTGGCAACTTCGACATTAGCCGGGTGGTGCAGAACCTGCCCGGGGTGAGCGGCAGTGTGGGCTTTCGAAACGACATCCTTGTGCGCGGTGGCGCACCCAATGAGAACGTGTTTTACCTGGATGGCATTGAGATACCGAACATCAACCACTTTGCCACCCAGGGTAGTGGCGGGGGGCCGGTAGGCATTATCAACTCCATTTTTATCGAGAATGTGGATTTCCAGAGTTCGGCCTTCGATGCCCGGTTTGACAATACCCTTAGTTCGGTGCTCGACTTCCGCTTTATAGAGGGAAACCGGCAGCGCCTGCAGACCACCGCCCTGCTGAGTGCCACCGAGGCAGGCATTACCCTGGATGGCCCTGCGGGAAACAAGCTGCGCGGCATTGTGAGCGCGCGGCGCAGCTACCTGCAGTTTCTGTTCGATGCTATTGGATTACCCTTTCTGCCCGACTACTACGACTTTCAGGGCAAAATGACCTGGGATGTGGGCAATAAGACGAGTGTGAACTTCATTGGCATTGGTGCTATCGACCGCATTACCCTGGCTAAGCCCGACGAGGCCGAGTTTGACCGCCTGTACCTGCTGGATGGTTTCCCCAAGCAGAGCCAGGATACCTATACGATGGGTACCAGCATCCGGCACCTTACCCCATCGGGCTACTACACCCTGGCCCTTAGCCGAAACTGGCTGAGCAACCGTATCCGCCGAGATAACCTGATAACCGGTGTGCGGGTGCTCGACTTCGAGAGCGTAGAGGCAGAGAACAAGCTGAGGCTGAATGTGGTGAGCAAGAAGGGCGACTGGCTAATCTCCTACGGCCTGAACAGCCAGTATGGCCAGTATACCAATAGCTCCTTTATCGTAGGGGGGGCAGATGTACGCGACACCGTAGCGTACGAGAACGAGGTTGGCTTTATGCGCTATGGGGCCTATGGCAGCATCAGCCGCCGCTTTGCGGGCAGCCGCCTGCTGGCCAACCTGGGTGTGCGTACCGACCTGAATAACTATACCGACGGGGGTAATAACCCCCTGCGCACCCTAAGCCCCCGCCTGAGCCTGAGCTATAGCCTGACGGACCAGTGGCGGGTGAATGGCAGCGTAGGGGTGTACTACAAGCTGCCGAGCTATACGATCCTCGGCTTTGAGGACAATGGCGGTATGCGTGTGAACCGGGATGCAGACTATATACGCAGCCTGCACTATGTGGCAGGCCTGGAGTACCAGCCTGGCAGCAGCACCCTCTTCAGCCTGGAGGGCTTTTACAAGCAGTATGACGACTATCCGGTTAGCCTGGATGACTCCATTAGCTTGGCCAATAAGGGGGGCGACTTCGGGGTGTTTGGCGATGAGGCGGTGCGCTCCGTTGGCCGGGGCCGCAGCTACGGGGTGGAGGTATTTGCCCAGCAGCAGCTGGCCAAGCGGCTATATGGCACTGTGGCCTATACCATCTACCGCAGCGAATTTACCGGCCTGGACTCGGACGAATACATCCGTAGTAGCTGGGACAACCGGCACCTGATCTCGCTCACCGGGGGCTACCAGCTGGGCCGGAAGAAGAACTGGGAAATAGCTGTAAAATGGCGCTACCTGGGCGGTGCCCCCTATACGCCCTGGGATATAGCCGCCAGCACGGAGCAGTATCTGGTAACGGGCGAGCCGGTGCTGGATAACCGGCGGGTGAATGCGGAGCAGACGGCAGCCTTCAACCAGGTGGACCTGCGCCTGGAACGCAAATTCTTCTTCAAGAAGTGGAGCCTGATTGCTTTTATCGACCTGCAAAATATAACCAGTAGCCCAAACAGCCCGCCGCCCAATTTTACCCTGGAGCGAGACCCTGCTACGCGGCAGTACCTGAGCCCCGCACGCCCCCAGCTGGTGGAGGATGAGGGCAGTACGCTGATCCCCTCCATTGGGTTGCGGGCCAGGTTTTAG